A stretch of the Asticcacaulis sp. ZE23SCel15 genome encodes the following:
- a CDS encoding DNA polymerase Y family protein produces the protein MDDLARSLGISVGMPVAKAQALVDDLLLLDADPVADRVALEALALWGLRRYSPIVMADPPDGIVLDVTGATHRFGGDQGLLEDIISQLEDKGIKAKASMSETWAASYALARYLPAKMTLIPPGKTNETLLKLPVDALRLPVSTLDGLRVLGFDTIGELASQPRAPLTLRFGPELFRRIDMAFGRMNQPVTPIEPPEMIISRRSFFEPIGAPDTIAQYTRILVDDLCDRLEDAGEGALQVDLRFYRVDNKVEAIQVRTAKPVRDEKRLCRLLCDKIETVDPGFGIERMVLAATLTGPLSPAQIHATFGEAKIPDVDDLWDTLNNRFGGSSRLYRSVASPSDIPERAVRKLAVHAKATGSSRNAGFRRPFRLLRPPEAMQTMALLPDHPPVSFQWRGSRYRVTAADGPERVRGEWWKTDKEAGKVRDYFILEVDSGERFWAFRTGDGQNEDTGALRWYMHGKFA, from the coding sequence ATGGACGATCTCGCCCGCTCATTAGGCATCTCAGTGGGTATGCCGGTTGCCAAGGCACAGGCGCTCGTTGACGATCTTCTATTGCTGGATGCCGATCCGGTGGCGGATCGCGTCGCCCTTGAGGCGTTGGCGCTGTGGGGCCTGCGGCGATATTCCCCCATCGTCATGGCCGATCCCCCGGACGGGATCGTGCTCGATGTGACCGGTGCCACGCACCGGTTCGGTGGTGACCAAGGACTACTTGAAGATATAATTTCACAATTGGAGGACAAGGGCATCAAGGCCAAGGCCTCAATGTCGGAGACATGGGCTGCCTCCTACGCGCTGGCGCGCTATCTGCCAGCGAAAATGACACTGATCCCGCCTGGAAAGACCAACGAAACGCTGCTCAAGCTTCCGGTCGATGCCTTACGGTTGCCTGTCAGTACCTTGGACGGATTGCGTGTTTTGGGGTTCGACACGATCGGCGAACTGGCTTCTCAGCCTAGAGCCCCGCTAACCCTCCGCTTCGGGCCAGAGCTGTTTCGCCGGATCGACATGGCTTTTGGGCGTATGAACCAACCTGTGACGCCCATTGAACCTCCTGAAATGATCATCTCCCGACGATCATTTTTTGAACCTATTGGGGCGCCGGATACCATTGCCCAATACACCCGCATACTGGTCGACGACCTCTGCGATCGGCTGGAAGATGCGGGCGAAGGGGCTTTGCAGGTCGATCTGCGCTTTTACCGCGTCGACAACAAGGTTGAGGCGATACAGGTCAGAACAGCAAAACCCGTCAGAGACGAGAAACGCCTGTGCAGGCTTCTTTGCGACAAGATCGAGACCGTTGATCCAGGCTTCGGGATCGAACGCATGGTGCTCGCGGCAACGCTGACGGGACCGCTGTCGCCCGCCCAGATTCACGCGACCTTTGGCGAAGCGAAAATTCCGGATGTCGATGACCTCTGGGATACGTTGAATAACCGGTTTGGTGGTAGCAGTCGCTTGTACCGGTCTGTCGCCTCACCGAGCGATATTCCCGAGCGTGCCGTTCGGAAACTGGCGGTGCACGCCAAAGCCACCGGATCATCCAGAAATGCCGGTTTTCGGCGGCCGTTTCGTCTGTTACGCCCACCCGAAGCCATGCAGACCATGGCGCTTTTGCCGGATCATCCACCGGTCTCGTTCCAGTGGCGGGGCAGTCGCTACCGCGTCACGGCGGCCGATGGGCCCGAGCGGGTTCGCGGTGAATGGTGGAAAACCGATAAGGAGGCCGGCAAGGTCCGGGACTATTTCATTCTGGAGGTCGATAGCGGCGAGCGCTTCTGGGCGTTTCGGACCGGGGATGGTCAGAATGAAGATACCGGCGCCCTGCGCTGGTACATGCACGGAAAGTTCGCCTGA
- a CDS encoding WD40 repeat domain-containing protein — MKMKAGLAWAIAVAVLFVGLVSLGWLTILIAKKAAEQRSQTLTVNAQDAFEIADFESAARFSIAAINGREAFLIGFDSGKAEKILTDVVSKSPALNGRIYFKQSVDAVAYSPNGKYLATASGPNGIQIWDALTHKLLASAAPTDGMNVYSLVFTGDGQSLISDDVDTWTVQPTNYGEANLNLSSKASRIDSPAQILIAKIKNSDKETYLATSPDLSTVLTSNGRSLRIWDVASRTVTTPDWSREVELDHDVGMAWYAPNGKYIAVTSGTAVIIIDGKNFTFTGAIVRLNDNQNPWDAKFSPDGERLAIMPDPTTVQIFITSTMEAEGPLLRQIGVVSDVAFSPDGHTLAVAGGDWQVRFWDLKKSSGKGPDRKPPLRGRALIEEACRRVLQGEVSRFREQELEHTPLLNGKTDGDACRTLRMN; from the coding sequence ATGAAGATGAAAGCCGGCCTTGCTTGGGCTATTGCTGTGGCCGTCCTGTTTGTCGGCCTGGTTTCGCTTGGATGGCTCACTATTCTGATCGCCAAAAAAGCCGCTGAACAGCGGTCACAAACCTTGACGGTGAATGCCCAAGATGCCTTCGAGATTGCGGATTTCGAAAGTGCAGCGCGTTTTTCCATAGCAGCAATCAACGGACGTGAAGCGTTCTTGATTGGATTCGACAGCGGTAAAGCGGAAAAGATTCTAACCGACGTGGTTTCAAAATCTCCCGCGTTGAATGGTCGAATATATTTCAAACAGAGCGTTGATGCTGTAGCTTACTCGCCAAACGGAAAGTATCTTGCAACTGCTAGTGGCCCCAATGGCATACAAATCTGGGACGCGCTTACACATAAATTGCTAGCTTCCGCTGCTCCAACGGATGGAATGAATGTCTACTCACTTGTATTCACGGGGGATGGCCAATCGCTTATATCTGACGATGTAGATACCTGGACAGTTCAGCCCACCAACTATGGCGAGGCCAACCTGAACTTAAGCTCAAAAGCTAGCAGAATTGATTCTCCAGCGCAGATACTAATCGCGAAAATCAAAAACTCAGACAAAGAAACCTATTTGGCGACCTCCCCGGATCTAAGCACAGTTCTTACGTCGAATGGACGCTCTTTGCGTATATGGGACGTCGCCTCCCGTACCGTGACGACACCGGATTGGTCGCGAGAGGTTGAGTTAGATCACGATGTAGGCATGGCTTGGTATGCGCCCAACGGTAAATATATAGCCGTTACGTCGGGAACAGCGGTTATCATAATCGATGGCAAAAATTTCACGTTCACAGGGGCGATTGTGCGCCTCAACGACAATCAGAATCCTTGGGACGCAAAGTTCTCGCCCGACGGTGAACGTCTCGCAATAATGCCAGATCCGACTACCGTTCAAATTTTCATCACCTCTACGATGGAGGCTGAAGGCCCCCTCCTTCGACAAATTGGCGTGGTTTCCGACGTAGCCTTCTCTCCGGATGGCCACACCCTGGCCGTAGCTGGAGGCGATTGGCAAGTTAGATTTTGGGACTTGAAAAAAAGTAGCGGTAAAGGTCCGGATAGGAAACCGCCGCTGCGAGGTCGTGCATTAATTGAGGAAGCCTGCCGTCGCGTATTACAGGGGGAAGTTTCTCGTTTTCGCGAGCAAGAACTCGAACACACACCGCTATTGAATGGAAAAACAGACGGTGACGCCTGCCGAACGCTCCGCATGAATTAG
- a CDS encoding ATP-binding protein, whose amino-acid sequence MTIFNYEDTEALGTVISVDTATATIRVSDLDRLKRLQVNRLVVLQSSKPGQHLIGVVVRITRKLEERVRDPEADVEVEFEPSANNLVRITLIGTLLDRIGQKKNLFRRTLETVPEIEANCFSLEGERLTNFMQVISNVEMDGPKLSLGTFTLDDDAVAYLNGNKLFQRHAVIVGSTGSGKSWTTARLLDQIAALPQANVVLFDIHGEYRPLKGDAFQHFRVAGPSDIEGKRGLDDGVLHLPYWLLGYEALVSMFVDRSDQNAPNQSMIMTRTITDAKKAALVDPKYKEILDNFTINSPVPFDLDSVLQVLSDLNVEMVAGSSGRDKQGDFHGKLSRLVARLEAKKSDRRLAFLFQPPPDCMKMEWLTGMVHKIVAGRGSQANGKGGVKIIDFSEVPSDVLPLMVSLLAQIIFTTTVWTESSKRHPIAMLCDEAHLYIPERAQVDSGDSVAVEIFERIAKEGRKYGIGLVVISQRPSEVNRTVLSQCNNVIAMRLTNGDDQNVIKRLLPDSLGSFGDLLPVLDVGEALVVGDASLLPTRVRISEPDSKPDSQTIAFWERWNDPEPKASTENAIKAWRRQSMV is encoded by the coding sequence ATGACAATCTTCAATTACGAGGATACAGAAGCGCTCGGCACGGTAATATCCGTCGATACCGCGACGGCGACCATTCGCGTTAGCGATCTGGACCGGCTGAAACGCCTCCAGGTCAATCGGCTGGTGGTCTTGCAAAGCAGCAAGCCCGGGCAACACCTCATAGGCGTCGTGGTAAGGATCACGCGTAAGCTCGAGGAACGTGTTCGGGACCCGGAGGCTGATGTCGAGGTGGAATTTGAGCCCTCGGCCAACAACCTGGTGAGGATCACATTGATAGGTACGCTCCTGGACCGGATCGGGCAGAAGAAGAATTTGTTTCGACGTACGCTTGAAACCGTGCCAGAGATCGAAGCCAACTGTTTTTCCCTTGAGGGTGAGCGGTTGACGAATTTTATGCAGGTCATTTCCAATGTTGAAATGGACGGCCCCAAACTGTCTCTGGGAACCTTCACACTCGATGATGACGCGGTCGCTTACCTGAACGGGAACAAGTTGTTTCAGCGACACGCTGTGATCGTTGGAAGCACGGGATCGGGTAAATCATGGACGACGGCCAGGCTCCTTGACCAGATCGCAGCCTTACCGCAGGCCAATGTGGTCCTTTTCGATATTCACGGAGAATATCGGCCGTTAAAGGGTGACGCCTTTCAACATTTCAGGGTGGCCGGCCCATCAGACATTGAAGGCAAGCGCGGTCTGGATGACGGCGTTCTACATTTGCCTTACTGGTTGCTGGGATATGAGGCGCTCGTTTCAATGTTCGTTGATCGCAGCGATCAGAACGCGCCCAACCAATCCATGATAATGACCCGGACGATTACCGACGCCAAAAAGGCGGCTCTGGTCGATCCAAAATACAAAGAAATTCTCGACAACTTCACTATCAACAGCCCCGTGCCCTTTGACTTGGATTCCGTGTTACAGGTGTTGAGCGATCTGAATGTTGAAATGGTCGCGGGCAGTTCCGGTCGTGACAAGCAAGGGGATTTCCACGGGAAACTGAGCCGCCTCGTGGCCCGGTTGGAAGCCAAGAAGAGCGACAGGCGTCTTGCATTCTTGTTTCAGCCACCGCCTGACTGCATGAAAATGGAATGGCTTACAGGGATGGTTCACAAGATCGTCGCCGGGCGTGGTTCGCAGGCCAACGGCAAAGGGGGCGTCAAAATAATCGATTTCTCGGAAGTGCCGTCGGACGTGTTGCCTCTCATGGTCAGTCTGCTGGCGCAAATTATTTTTACCACCACGGTGTGGACGGAAAGCAGCAAGCGGCACCCGATCGCTATGCTGTGCGATGAAGCGCATCTCTATATTCCCGAGCGCGCGCAGGTCGACAGCGGAGATTCCGTAGCCGTTGAGATATTCGAGCGGATCGCGAAAGAAGGGCGTAAATACGGTATTGGGCTGGTCGTCATCAGCCAGCGGCCGTCTGAGGTGAACCGAACAGTGCTCAGTCAGTGTAACAACGTCATAGCCATGAGATTGACCAATGGCGATGATCAGAATGTGATAAAACGGTTGCTGCCAGACAGCCTTGGCAGTTTCGGGGACCTCCTGCCGGTCCTTGATGTCGGGGAAGCCTTGGTGGTTGGTGACGCCAGCCTCCTGCCGACCAGAGTACGGATATCGGAACCCGATAGCAAACCGGATAGTCAGACCATTGCATTTTGGGAGCGCTGGAACGACCCCGAACCAAAAGCCAGCACGGAGAACGCCATCAAAGCTTGGCGGCGTCAAAGTATGGTCTGA
- a CDS encoding SIR2 family protein yields the protein MTQKAINLENIAKMAQTCFQNNPTIVLGSGSSMPHGLPSMGDLSAYLKANITTDGEAETDAWLLVKAALTNGDHLEAALEGKNLPMSLLSKIVSLTWKCVNEKDFELYCNLTSDPAAYPLGTLLAGLFKSSNAVVNVVTTNYDRVVEFACNSAGLLFQTGFAPGYLQKWESTGGVSFQRGGKEARVVKIWKVHGSLDWFRTSDDRTIGLPVFTLPENGNVPLIVTPGLNKYEKTYEDPFRTTINGADDALKRASAFLSVGFGFRDQHIHPKIIERCREKNVPIVVLARTLTDEAKSFLKAKAGTNYLGIERHDAGSRVYGPSCPDGEIIGEQDLWSLHGFNKLVI from the coding sequence GTGACGCAAAAAGCTATAAATCTGGAAAACATCGCCAAGATGGCGCAAACCTGTTTTCAGAACAATCCAACAATTGTTTTGGGAAGCGGATCATCAATGCCTCACGGATTACCCAGTATGGGTGACCTGAGTGCCTATCTCAAGGCTAATATAACAACTGATGGTGAGGCTGAGACCGATGCGTGGCTTCTGGTAAAGGCTGCATTGACAAATGGAGATCATTTGGAAGCGGCATTGGAAGGCAAGAACCTTCCCATGAGCTTGCTGTCGAAGATCGTCAGCCTCACATGGAAGTGCGTAAACGAGAAGGATTTTGAGCTTTACTGCAATTTGACGTCTGACCCGGCGGCATATCCTCTTGGAACGTTGCTTGCCGGCCTGTTCAAAAGCAGCAATGCGGTCGTCAATGTGGTCACGACGAATTACGATCGTGTCGTCGAATTCGCGTGCAATTCGGCAGGCCTGCTCTTCCAAACCGGGTTTGCGCCGGGATACCTACAGAAATGGGAATCGACCGGCGGCGTCAGCTTCCAGCGCGGCGGCAAAGAGGCGCGCGTCGTCAAGATCTGGAAGGTTCATGGTTCGCTGGACTGGTTTCGCACTTCGGATGATCGCACGATTGGTTTGCCCGTGTTTACATTGCCCGAAAACGGGAATGTGCCCCTCATCGTAACACCCGGTCTGAACAAGTACGAGAAGACCTACGAAGATCCGTTCCGTACGACGATCAATGGTGCCGATGACGCCTTGAAACGGGCTTCCGCCTTCTTGAGCGTTGGCTTTGGCTTTCGTGACCAGCATATCCATCCTAAGATCATTGAGCGATGCCGGGAGAAGAATGTTCCGATCGTTGTCTTGGCGAGGACGTTGACGGACGAAGCAAAGTCATTCCTGAAAGCGAAGGCCGGTACGAATTATCTCGGAATCGAGCGCCATGATGCGGGAAGTCGGGTTTACGGCCCAAGTTGTCCTGACGGGGAAATAATTGGCGAACAAGACCTGTGGTCACTCCACGGGTTCAACAAACTGGTGATATAA
- a CDS encoding ImuA family protein: MELDNRSQFRALRARFSGRDVADRTILPLGIDEIDRKLPGGGLVRGALHEVAGGANGAVDGAAAAAFAAGLAARTGGTVLWCHIQPDLFTPALAQCGLTSDRVVFFETREEKAILGCFEEALRHGGLGAVVAEIGHLSLKASQRLQFAAATSGTMGIAVRRWRRQTEARDFGSPTAAATRWRVTETELEKLPVRGVGRARWLLELMRARGGDCADFEVEAFDAQGHLGLPAHMADRSAASVAGWSRAAS, from the coding sequence ATGGAACTCGATAACCGATCCCAGTTCAGAGCCCTCCGCGCCCGCTTCAGCGGACGAGACGTGGCTGACCGCACAATTCTGCCCCTCGGAATCGATGAAATTGACCGCAAGCTCCCCGGCGGCGGATTGGTCCGCGGGGCACTCCACGAAGTGGCCGGTGGCGCGAATGGGGCTGTTGACGGAGCGGCGGCGGCTGCCTTTGCCGCGGGCCTAGCGGCAAGAACCGGGGGAACAGTGTTGTGGTGCCATATCCAGCCGGATCTTTTCACGCCAGCCCTGGCACAATGTGGGCTCACCTCTGATCGGGTCGTCTTCTTTGAGACGCGCGAGGAGAAAGCCATTCTCGGGTGCTTTGAGGAGGCGCTTCGTCATGGGGGGTTGGGGGCTGTCGTCGCAGAGATCGGTCACCTGAGCCTCAAAGCTTCGCAAAGGCTTCAGTTTGCGGCGGCAACGTCCGGCACTATGGGCATCGCGGTGCGACGCTGGCGAAGACAAACAGAGGCGAGGGATTTCGGTAGTCCGACCGCTGCGGCAACCCGATGGCGGGTGACGGAGACCGAGTTGGAGAAATTGCCGGTCCGAGGCGTGGGCCGGGCACGATGGTTACTGGAACTGATGAGGGCGCGCGGCGGCGATTGCGCGGATTTTGAAGTAGAGGCGTTTGATGCACAGGGTCATCTCGGTTTACCTGCCCACATGGCCGACCGATCGGCTGCGTCGGTTGCCGGATGGAGTCGCGCCGCCTCGTGA
- a CDS encoding restriction endonuclease, with product MSDKTAPEDYIQSSAASLGLSLADFRVIEVPLPEELQTRDIIRAVSLVYKDRPIEVRIPAHLSEINKKKALISELSKIRFGILNFSPLDRDFHSILEELKASEDLSKPNLLLSSFIVPEEKIFEGTLVAFASLSWNSVVSELAKDWSRAFEIPPYKWEEIIAGAYKRAGFDEVILTPRSGDHGRDVIATRKGIGSIKIIGSVKAYAPDRKVSYDDVRALLGVMSGELNVSKGIVSTTAEFPPKILDDPFIGPFVPYRLELMNGARLQEWLADLAKFS from the coding sequence TTGAGCGACAAAACTGCGCCCGAAGACTATATCCAATCATCAGCTGCTTCGCTCGGCCTTTCGCTAGCCGATTTTCGCGTGATCGAAGTGCCATTGCCGGAAGAACTTCAGACGAGAGATATCATAAGAGCAGTGTCCCTAGTGTACAAGGACCGTCCAATAGAAGTCCGAATACCAGCGCATTTAAGTGAGATCAATAAGAAGAAAGCGCTCATATCAGAATTGTCGAAGATCCGTTTTGGAATACTAAATTTCAGTCCTCTAGATAGAGATTTTCATTCGATATTGGAAGAGCTCAAAGCATCTGAGGATCTTTCCAAACCCAACCTGTTGCTGTCGTCTTTCATTGTGCCAGAAGAAAAGATATTTGAAGGCACTCTAGTCGCGTTTGCATCCTTAAGTTGGAACTCTGTTGTCTCTGAACTGGCAAAGGACTGGAGCCGGGCCTTCGAAATCCCTCCCTACAAATGGGAAGAGATCATTGCCGGAGCTTATAAGCGGGCTGGGTTCGACGAAGTAATATTAACGCCCCGCTCTGGGGATCATGGCCGCGATGTGATTGCGACTCGGAAAGGTATCGGCTCGATTAAAATCATAGGGTCGGTTAAGGCTTATGCCCCAGATCGGAAGGTTTCTTACGACGATGTAAGAGCTCTGCTCGGAGTAATGTCGGGGGAGTTGAATGTTTCAAAAGGAATTGTTTCCACAACCGCAGAATTTCCGCCGAAAATATTGGACGATCCTTTTATTGGTCCTTTTGTACCCTATCGGCTAGAGTTAATGAACGGGGCTAGATTACAGGAGTGGCTCGCTGACTTGGCGAAGTTTAGTTAG
- a CDS encoding error-prone DNA polymerase, which translates to MAALAPSAYVELQCASHFSFLRGVSSCDELFARAKALGMEALAITDRNSLAGIVRALVAARATGVRLIMGCRLDLMDGNAMLVYPTDRASYARLSRLLSLGKSRAGKGNCHIDWNDVEDFSDGLIAIYLPGDPDDQCGLNLKRFKSIFAERAYVALTLRRRQGDYLRLLSLSNLAARVRVPTVVTNDVLYAEHDQAILQDVVTCIRHRCTIDDLGDRRELYADRYLKSPEEMGRLFPDYTEALRRSVDIADRCRFSMEELTYQYPAELTDDGLTPIERLKRLSWEGAKWRFPEGVPDEIIRLLKHELGLIADLNYAPYFLTVNAIVQYARSIGVLCQGRGSAANSCVCYVLGITSIDPARNDLLFERFISAERGEPPDIDVDFEHNKRELVMQWVFETYGRNHAALCSVVTRYRTRGALRDVARALGLPEDLIKTLSSQVSHWSRDGFKAEDAVGLGINLNDRRIRLVIELSRQLMGAPRHLSQHPGGFVLTHDRLDEMCPIEPAAMVNRQVIEFDKDDIEVLKWMKVDCLALGMMSAMRRGLDLLRQHKDIDLNLATIPAEDPRTYAMIRRADTMGTFQIESRAQMSMLPRIKPRTFYDLVVEVAIVRPGPIQGDMVHPYLRRREGKEPVSYPSPALEAVLSKTLGVPLFQEQAMRVVMVAAGFSAAKADLVRRAMATFKHTGGVHHFRDEIIEGMLKNGYTQEYAEQLFGQLQGFGSYGFPESHAASFALIAYASSWLKCHHPDVFLAALLDSQPMGFYAAAQLIRNAAEHGVDVRPVCANNSRWDSTLEPTPHPNRFAVRMGFRMIKGLKNADMATLIAARGETPFKSLQDLWRRSGVPISTLQTLGRADAFKPCFKLARREALFALKGMRDEPLPLFADFFDNDGGHQAEAIEPALQLKAMTAGHEVVEDYNTQGFSLSQHPIYFLRGELSTRGLMSCKEAVSAPDGKYVKVAGLVLVRQRPGSANGVTFMTIEDETTDLNVIVWEKTGQLFRRVLLASSLIEVSGQIQKEGEVIHLIARSLNDLTPLLSTISQRDIAMTMPHQPGDEFRNGGVLMDARVAKSPAGAALVKSRDFR; encoded by the coding sequence ATGGCCGCTCTCGCCCCCTCCGCCTATGTCGAACTGCAGTGCGCCTCGCACTTTTCCTTCCTGCGCGGCGTGTCGTCATGCGACGAGCTGTTCGCGCGGGCCAAGGCATTAGGTATGGAGGCCCTGGCGATAACGGACCGTAACAGTCTGGCCGGGATCGTGCGCGCCCTTGTGGCCGCACGGGCTACTGGTGTCCGTTTGATCATGGGCTGTCGGCTGGACCTCATGGATGGCAATGCCATGCTCGTCTATCCCACCGACCGGGCCTCATATGCGCGCCTGAGCCGTCTGTTGTCTCTGGGCAAAAGCCGGGCGGGGAAGGGCAACTGCCATATAGACTGGAATGACGTCGAAGATTTTAGTGACGGCCTCATCGCCATCTATCTGCCGGGCGATCCGGACGATCAATGCGGGCTAAATCTAAAGCGCTTCAAGTCGATCTTTGCCGAACGTGCCTATGTGGCGCTGACCTTACGGCGCCGCCAGGGCGATTACCTGCGCTTGCTTTCCCTGTCCAATCTGGCCGCCCGCGTTCGTGTGCCGACCGTGGTCACCAATGATGTGCTCTACGCTGAGCACGACCAGGCCATCCTGCAGGATGTGGTGACCTGCATCCGTCATCGCTGCACCATTGATGACCTGGGCGATCGCCGCGAACTCTATGCCGACCGGTATTTGAAGTCTCCGGAAGAAATGGGGCGGCTGTTCCCCGACTATACCGAGGCGCTCAGGCGCTCAGTCGACATCGCCGATCGGTGCCGGTTCTCGATGGAAGAGCTGACCTACCAGTACCCGGCCGAACTGACCGATGATGGTCTGACCCCGATCGAGCGCCTGAAGCGCTTGTCATGGGAAGGGGCCAAATGGCGCTTTCCGGAAGGTGTCCCTGACGAGATTATCCGGCTGCTGAAGCATGAGCTGGGCCTGATCGCCGACCTCAACTATGCCCCATACTTTCTGACGGTCAATGCAATCGTCCAGTATGCGCGCTCGATCGGCGTCCTGTGTCAGGGCCGGGGATCGGCCGCCAATTCCTGCGTCTGCTATGTGCTCGGTATCACCTCCATCGATCCGGCCAGAAACGATCTTTTGTTTGAGCGCTTTATTTCGGCGGAACGGGGTGAACCGCCTGATATTGACGTCGATTTTGAACACAACAAGCGCGAACTGGTCATGCAGTGGGTCTTTGAGACCTATGGCCGTAACCATGCCGCCCTGTGCTCCGTCGTGACGCGCTATCGCACCCGCGGCGCTTTGCGCGATGTCGCCCGGGCCTTAGGGCTACCGGAAGACCTGATCAAAACCCTATCATCACAAGTGTCGCACTGGTCGCGCGACGGTTTCAAAGCGGAAGACGCGGTAGGATTGGGTATCAATCTGAATGACCGGCGCATTCGTCTGGTCATCGAGCTGTCGCGCCAGCTCATGGGCGCACCCCGCCACCTCAGCCAGCATCCGGGGGGCTTTGTGCTGACCCATGATCGGCTTGATGAGATGTGCCCGATCGAACCCGCGGCCATGGTGAACCGGCAGGTCATTGAGTTTGATAAGGATGATATCGAGGTTCTGAAATGGATGAAGGTCGATTGTCTGGCTTTGGGCATGATGTCGGCCATGCGCCGAGGCCTTGATCTGCTGCGCCAGCACAAGGATATCGATCTGAACCTGGCCACCATTCCGGCTGAAGACCCGCGCACCTACGCCATGATCCGTCGGGCCGATACGATGGGGACGTTTCAAATCGAGTCCCGCGCTCAAATGTCCATGCTCCCACGTATCAAACCTCGAACCTTTTACGATCTGGTGGTCGAGGTGGCGATCGTGCGGCCAGGGCCGATCCAGGGGGACATGGTTCACCCCTATCTCAGGCGACGCGAAGGCAAAGAGCCGGTCAGCTACCCGTCTCCGGCACTGGAGGCCGTGCTCTCCAAAACCTTGGGCGTGCCTCTGTTCCAGGAACAGGCCATGAGGGTCGTCATGGTTGCGGCCGGGTTTTCCGCCGCCAAAGCCGACCTCGTTAGACGGGCCATGGCGACGTTCAAGCATACGGGCGGTGTGCATCATTTTCGCGATGAGATCATCGAGGGGATGCTAAAAAACGGCTACACCCAGGAATACGCCGAGCAACTGTTTGGCCAATTGCAGGGGTTCGGCTCGTACGGCTTCCCAGAAAGCCATGCCGCCAGCTTTGCCTTGATCGCCTATGCCTCATCCTGGCTGAAATGCCATCATCCGGACGTGTTTTTGGCGGCACTGCTCGATAGCCAGCCCATGGGATTTTATGCGGCGGCTCAGCTAATCCGCAACGCCGCCGAACACGGCGTGGACGTTCGCCCGGTTTGCGCCAATAATTCCCGATGGGATTCGACCCTGGAGCCCACCCCTCATCCCAACCGGTTTGCGGTGCGCATGGGGTTTCGGATGATCAAAGGCCTTAAGAACGCCGACATGGCGACCCTGATTGCCGCCCGCGGTGAAACGCCGTTCAAATCTCTTCAGGATCTGTGGCGTAGATCAGGCGTGCCGATCTCGACCCTTCAAACTCTTGGCCGTGCCGACGCCTTTAAGCCCTGTTTCAAACTGGCGCGCCGTGAGGCCCTCTTTGCCTTGAAGGGTATGCGCGATGAACCGCTGCCGTTGTTTGCCGACTTTTTTGACAATGACGGCGGCCACCAGGCGGAGGCCATCGAGCCGGCGCTTCAGCTTAAGGCCATGACGGCCGGGCATGAAGTCGTTGAAGACTATAATACGCAAGGCTTTAGCCTCAGCCAGCATCCTATCTATTTTCTTCGTGGCGAACTGAGCACGAGGGGACTGATGTCGTGTAAGGAAGCGGTGTCTGCCCCAGATGGGAAATACGTCAAGGTGGCCGGCCTGGTGCTGGTGCGGCAGAGGCCAGGGTCAGCCAATGGTGTAACCTTCATGACCATCGAAGACGAGACGACTGACCTAAACGTCATCGTCTGGGAAAAGACCGGTCAGCTTTTCCGGCGCGTGCTGTTGGCGTCCAGTCTGATTGAGGTTTCTGGCCAGATACAAAAGGAAGGGGAGGTCATCCACCTGATCGCCCGGTCACTCAACGATCTTACACCCTTGCTGTCCACTATCAGCCAGCGCGACATCGCCATGACCATGCCGCATCAGCCTGGTGATGAGTTTCGAAACGGTGGCGTGCTCATGGACGCTCGGGTTGCGAAATCACCAGCAGGCGCAGCGTTGGTCAAGAGCCGTGATTTCAGATGA